Proteins co-encoded in one Archangium lipolyticum genomic window:
- a CDS encoding DUF2000 domain-containing protein — protein sequence MSEQLTTKVALIVREDLAMWQRLNVTAFLATGIAASAPEAIGEPYVDAAGRRYSRLLGQPMLVFSATRAQLQGAHRTALERGLTAAVYVGAMFSTGNDEANRAALRAENPEDLDLVGLAVRGDRKQVDKAVKGLALHK from the coding sequence ATGTCCGAGCAGCTCACGACCAAGGTCGCGCTCATCGTGCGCGAGGACCTCGCCATGTGGCAGAGGTTGAATGTCACCGCCTTTCTCGCCACCGGCATCGCCGCGTCGGCACCAGAAGCCATCGGCGAGCCCTACGTGGATGCCGCGGGGCGGCGCTACAGCCGGCTGCTCGGTCAGCCGATGCTCGTCTTCAGCGCCACACGCGCGCAACTCCAGGGCGCGCATCGGACCGCCCTCGAGCGGGGGCTGACCGCCGCGGTCTACGTGGGCGCCATGTTCTCGACGGGCAATGACGAGGCGAACCGCGCGGCACTGCGGGCCGAGAACCCGGAGGACCTCGATCTGGTGGGCCTGGCGGTGCGCGGAGATCGGAAGCAGGTCGACAAGGCCGTGAAGGGGCTGGCGCTTCACAAGTGA
- a CDS encoding serine hydrolase domain-containing protein, giving the protein MCSIAHHRMVLAALLLATGCATQNLSRSDEARSGAPADPVDDYIHAVMRKNHVPGVALAVVRDGQIERISTYGIADLESEVKVGPDTSFQTASATKIYTGTLVMLLVQEGKLGLDEPVSKYLPDAPATWKAITLRHLAAHVSGLKDNPDDQESAASVAERYEAARKEPLAYTPGERSEYGLTDFVVLTHVLEKVTGQRFEELLRSRIFEPLGFSCTRYEHAQQQGPVRVADVIPRRATTYRFVDGVQRRAWFLYPVHAYAAGGAFSCVKDLARWAVAMDQGTLLTPEMQRVAATAFKLNDGRAGGFGVAFTLGKLRGSSAFGHAGGGSLADVLRVPERKLTVIVLTNEQGLLPLLAPNVASLYMPPLPALDEPGITDAEPALTAVLRGAVEGLLNGTLDDAAFAPRAQQELLPMLRGFGTPENALLPPLGRMVLLEERRDGESRKRIYRAVYGKDVSLKWTFNLDATGKILELEYDWE; this is encoded by the coding sequence ATGTGCTCAATCGCTCATCACCGCATGGTCCTGGCCGCGCTCCTGCTCGCCACGGGCTGCGCGACGCAAAACCTGTCGCGCTCCGACGAGGCGCGTAGCGGTGCGCCCGCCGATCCCGTGGACGACTACATCCATGCGGTCATGCGGAAGAACCATGTCCCCGGCGTAGCCCTGGCTGTCGTTCGTGACGGCCAGATCGAGAGGATCTCCACGTACGGCATCGCGGATCTGGAATCCGAGGTGAAGGTCGGGCCTGACACCTCGTTCCAGACCGCCTCCGCCACCAAGATCTACACAGGCACGCTGGTGATGCTGCTCGTGCAGGAGGGCAAGCTCGGTCTCGACGAGCCAGTCTCGAAATACCTGCCCGATGCGCCCGCGACCTGGAAGGCCATCACCCTCCGGCACCTCGCCGCCCATGTGTCGGGCCTGAAAGACAATCCTGATGACCAGGAGAGCGCTGCCTCGGTCGCCGAGCGGTACGAGGCCGCCAGGAAGGAGCCCCTGGCCTATACGCCCGGCGAGCGCAGCGAATACGGCCTCACGGATTTCGTCGTGCTCACCCATGTCCTGGAGAAGGTCACGGGCCAGCGCTTCGAGGAACTGCTCCGGAGCCGCATCTTCGAACCGCTCGGCTTCTCGTGCACGCGCTACGAGCATGCGCAGCAGCAAGGGCCGGTGCGCGTGGCAGATGTCATCCCGCGCCGTGCCACCACCTACCGCTTCGTGGACGGTGTGCAGCGGCGCGCCTGGTTCCTCTATCCGGTCCACGCCTATGCTGCCGGTGGAGCTTTCTCCTGCGTGAAGGACCTCGCCCGCTGGGCCGTGGCCATGGACCAGGGCACGCTGCTGACCCCGGAGATGCAGCGGGTGGCAGCCACGGCCTTCAAGCTGAACGACGGCCGCGCGGGCGGCTTCGGCGTGGCGTTCACCCTGGGTAAGCTGCGGGGATCGTCGGCCTTCGGGCATGCCGGTGGCGGCTCGCTGGCTGACGTGCTGCGCGTCCCGGAGAGAAAGCTGACGGTCATCGTATTGACCAACGAGCAGGGGCTCCTCCCGCTCCTGGCCCCCAACGTCGCGAGCCTCTACATGCCGCCTCTGCCGGCATTGGACGAGCCCGGCATCACGGACGCGGAGCCCGCCCTGACCGCTGTGCTCCGCGGGGCCGTGGAGGGCTTGTTGAACGGCACCCTCGATGATGCCGCGTTCGCGCCGCGCGCCCAGCAGGAACTCCTGCCGATGCTGCGTGGGTTCGGAACCCCGGAGAACGCCCTCCTTCCGCCTCTCGGCCGGATGGTTCTGCTCGAGGAGCGTAGGGACGGCGAATCGCGCAAGCGCATCTATCGAGCGGTGTACGGCAAGGATGTTTCGCTGAAATGGACCTTCAACCTGGATGCCACAGGCAAGATCCTTGAGCTGGAGTACGACTGGGAATGA